The Amycolatopsis sp. DG1A-15b genome contains the following window.
CGACCCGGGAGAAGCTGTTCGAAGCGGTCTACCGCGACGAGATCACGGTGCTCGCCGACCGCGCGTTCGTCCTGCACGACGAGCTGCCGCCGTGGGAGGCCCTGGAAGCGTGGCTGCTCGCCCAGGTCACCTGGGTCGTCGAGCGGCACAAGCTGGCGACGATCCTCAAGGAGTCCATCGATTCCGGCTCGGAGACCTTCCTGTACTGCCAGAAGCGGCTTCGCGAAGCGACCCGAGTGCTCGTCGAAGCGGCGCAGGAGGCCGGGCTGCTCCGCCGGGACGTCGTCGGTGCGGACGTCCTCCGGCTGGGCCACGGCGCCGGGATGGCCGTGCGCAACTGCAGTCCGGACGACGGCAGGCGCGTGCTGAACGTGATCCTGGACGGCCTGCGCGCGTGACGCGGGCCGGCCGGGGGATCAGCTCCCGATGCCGGTCATCGAGCGGACCTCCATCTCCGCCTGCTTCTCGGCGTCGGCCTTCGGCCGGCCCACCAGCGTTCCGGCGAACCCGCACAGGAACGAGAACGGGATCGACACCAGGCCCGGGTTCTTCAGCGGGAACCAGGCGAAGTCGATGCTCTTGAAGATCGAATCCGGAGCGCCCGAGACCACCGGCGAGAACAGCACCAGCAGCAGGCACGCGATCAGGCCGCCGTACATGCCCCACAGCGTGCCCGTGGTGTTGAACCGCTTCCAGAACAACGAGTACAGCAGCGTCGACAGGTTCGCCGAGGCCGCCACCGCGAACGCCAGTGCCACCAGGAACGCGACGTTCTGCCCGTTCGCCAGCACGCCGCCGACGATCGCCAGCGCGCCCACCACGATCGCGGTCATCCGCGCCACCCGGACCTCGTCCGCCGGCTCGGCCTTGCCGCGCTTGAAGATGTTCGCGTAGACGTCGTGGGCGAACGAGGCCGACGCGGTGATCGTCAGTCCGGCCACCACCGCGAGGATCGTCGCGAACGCCACCGCGGCGATCACGCCCAGCAGCAGCGTCCCGCCGATGTGCAGCGCCAGCAGCGGTGCCGCCGAGTTCTCCCCGCCCGGCGCGCTCTTGATCTCGTCCGCGCCGACCAGCGCGGCCGCACCGAAGCCGATCACCAGCGTGCACACGTAGAAGATCAGCATGCACACGGTGGCCCAGACGACCGAGCGGCGCGCCTCGAAGGAGTTCGGCACCGTGTAGAAGCGCATCAGCAGGTGGGGCAGCGACGACAGCCCGAGCACCAGGGCCAGCGCGAGCGACACGAAGTCGAGCTTCGTGGTGTTGTCCTTGCCGTAGGAGCCGCCCGGTTCCAGGAGGTGCTCGCCCAGCGGGCTCTTCTCAGTGGCCGCCGAAAGCAGGTTCGAGAAGCTGAAGCCGTACTTGCCGAAGAGGAACACCGCGATCAGCACCACGGCCAGCATCAGCACGCCGGCCTTGATGATCTGCACCCACGTGGTGCCCTTCATCCCGCCGACCAGCACGTACAGGACCATGACCAGGCCGACCACGCCGATCACCAGCGCCTGCCCGAGCCGGGTGTGGATGTTCAGCAGCAGGGCGACCAGGCCGCCGGCCCCCGCCATCTGCGCCAGCATGTAGAACAGCGAGATCACCAGGGTCGACGTCGCCGCCGCGGCCCGGACCGGGCGCTGGTTCATCCGGAAGCTGACGACGTCGCCCATCGTGAACCGGCCGGTGTTGCGCAGCAGCTCGGCGATCAGCAGCAGGTCGACCAGCCAGGCGACCAGGAAGCCGATGGAGTAGAGGAAACCGTCGTAACCGTGGACGGCGATCGCGCCCGCGATGCCGAGGAACGACGCCGCCGAGAGGAAGTCCCCGGACAGCGCGATGCCGTTCTGGCGGCCGGTGAAGGCGCTGCCCGCGGCGTAGTAGTCCGACGTCGAGGAGTTCCGGCTGCCGGCCCGGTAGACGACGTACAGGGTGATCGCCACGAACAGGGCGAACACGACGGTGTTGACGATGGGGTCGCTGGCGGGCTGCCCCGCGGCGAGCGCGGTCATCGGCGCTTCTCTTCCGCCAGGCCCGCCCGCGCCCGCAGTTCGGCGACGCGCGGATCGAGCCGGCGGCGCGCGTACCGCAGGTAGAGCCAGGTGATCAGCGCGGTGCTCACGAACTGGCCCAGGCCGAGCAGGATGGCGACGTTCACCTGGCCGAACACCTTGCGGCTCATGAAGTCGTGCGCGTACGCGGCCAGCAGCACGTACGTCATGTACCAGGCGAAGAAGGCGAAGCTCAGCGGGAAGACGAAGCCGCGGAACCGGCGGCGCAGCGCGACGAACTCGGGACTGGCCTGGATCGCGGTGTAGTCGGGGCCGGCGGGCCGGCGGGGTGGGACCCCGGCCGGTTCGGGCCCGGCGGGCAGGACCGGGATCCGGCTCGTCTCCTCGAGGGCGTTGGCCGGCGTGGGCCGCGCTACGTCGTACATGGTGCCTCCGGCAGAGTGCCTCCGTGGCGGCGGGCCCGGGCGCCGGTGGACCGGGCGCCGGGCCGCCCTTGCGGACTGCGAGGGCACATCGTAACTACGCCATCCGGCGGCTGCCGAAGGCGGCCGACCGTCCGGTCGGTTCGCGAGCCGGTATTCGTTTCCCGCGGTGGGCGTCTAATGGGTGACCGGCGACAACACCGGTCAGAACACCGGCGACAACGCAGTGCGGAGAACGTCCGTAATGCGGAAAAGAATTGTGACTGGACGTTGCGGATGCGGCAGTGCGCTACGGCGAACGGGTTAACGGCGCTCGACACTTCCCTAACCTGGTTACATAAAGTAGTCGTTTCCCCGGCTTGATCCGGCACGAGGGTGGCTCGGACGTCGGACGGGCGGCGGAGATCCACTGGTCAGCGCCGGGTTCCGAAAGAAATCACCGGGTCGGGGCGGGAGAACGCGGAACGCCACAACATCGGGGGCATCTTGAGACTTGACCCACCCGTTGGTGGTACGCAGTGTAGATCGACCGAGGGATGCTGCTACCCTGCCTGGGCTAATCGGGTGATGGTCGGATGCGACAGGCCCCCGCGTCCGGTAACCGGAATTCCCTCTTCGGGGGCGGTGAGGCGAAATGTCCTGCCGGATGTCCGGTCGCGAAAGCGCTTTTCGCAGGTCAGCGCCCGAGTGGGGAACACAATTGACCGGCACGGCATCGGGGGTACGATTCTTTGGCCCAGCTGACCGCAGCGATCGATTGGCACCGATAAAGTTGATCTCGATCACCGTGCACAACGCAACT
Protein-coding sequences here:
- a CDS encoding DUF485 domain-containing protein produces the protein MYDVARPTPANALEETSRIPVLPAGPEPAGVPPRRPAGPDYTAIQASPEFVALRRRFRGFVFPLSFAFFAWYMTYVLLAAYAHDFMSRKVFGQVNVAILLGLGQFVSTALITWLYLRYARRRLDPRVAELRARAGLAEEKRR
- a CDS encoding TetR/AcrR family transcriptional regulator: MPEVGERPMRADARRNYERIVATAKDLFTAHGADVPLDDVAKKAGVGAGTLYRHFPTREKLFEAVYRDEITVLADRAFVLHDELPPWEALEAWLLAQVTWVVERHKLATILKESIDSGSETFLYCQKRLREATRVLVEAAQEAGLLRRDVVGADVLRLGHGAGMAVRNCSPDDGRRVLNVILDGLRA
- a CDS encoding cation acetate symporter, with protein sequence MTALAAGQPASDPIVNTVVFALFVAITLYVVYRAGSRNSSTSDYYAAGSAFTGRQNGIALSGDFLSAASFLGIAGAIAVHGYDGFLYSIGFLVAWLVDLLLIAELLRNTGRFTMGDVVSFRMNQRPVRAAAATSTLVISLFYMLAQMAGAGGLVALLLNIHTRLGQALVIGVVGLVMVLYVLVGGMKGTTWVQIIKAGVLMLAVVLIAVFLFGKYGFSFSNLLSAATEKSPLGEHLLEPGGSYGKDNTTKLDFVSLALALVLGLSSLPHLLMRFYTVPNSFEARRSVVWATVCMLIFYVCTLVIGFGAAALVGADEIKSAPGGENSAAPLLALHIGGTLLLGVIAAVAFATILAVVAGLTITASASFAHDVYANIFKRGKAEPADEVRVARMTAIVVGALAIVGGVLANGQNVAFLVALAFAVAASANLSTLLYSLFWKRFNTTGTLWGMYGGLIACLLLVLFSPVVSGAPDSIFKSIDFAWFPLKNPGLVSIPFSFLCGFAGTLVGRPKADAEKQAEMEVRSMTGIGS